Proteins encoded together in one Impatiens glandulifera chromosome 1, dImpGla2.1, whole genome shotgun sequence window:
- the LOC124921687 gene encoding DAR GTPase 2, mitochondrial — MAGKQRSIWFTTHMAAASYAIAERIPMVDIVLEVRDARAPISSSIYELFKNFIHDSNQDKNLVGGSQIKAPFSFNCNLLKNFSNDANHVIVLNKMDLASRSQRKEWESYFRQMNYNCYAVNAHNKENIKEFLISLQSQVKELKQPKHSSHTFSLMLVGIPNVGKSALANSLHHIGRISAAEKGRLKHATVSPFPVETKDISALKIGSHPSIYVLDTPGVLPPYISSNNVYRKLALTDSIRDPLVGELELAQVFLRLFNLSDEYIKWGKHSSIITDSRNEKTRKGQYSTDHTQDFIVGDVRKTLYDSLASFEGDLEDENCMEKLIGEQFEALKKAFRLCEESEEMVNNKLASKLLDLYRIGRLGHYTLDSLPVD, encoded by the exons ATGGCGGGAAAGCAACGTTCAATTTGGTTTACCACTCATATGGCTGCCGCATCTTACGCCATAGCCGAGCGGATTCCTATGGTCGATATCGTCCTTGAAGTCAGAGACGCTAGG GCTCCAATTTCATCATCTATATATGAGTTATTCAAGAACTTCATTCACGACTCGAACCAAGATAAGAACCTTGTTGGTGGCTCACAAATAAAG GCTCCATTTTCATTTAATTGTAATCTATTGAAGAACTTTTCGAATGATGCAAACCATGTTATAGTCCTGAACAAGATGGACCTTGCTAGTCGTTCACAAAGAAAG GAATGGGAATCTTATTTTCGCCAAATGAATTACAATTGCTATGCAGTAAATGCTCACAATAAGGAGAACATTAAAGAG TTCTTAATCTCTCTGCAATCTCAAGTTAAAGAATTGAAGCAGCCTAAACATTCTAGCCATACATTTTCTTTGATGCTAGTTGGGATCCCTAATGTAGGGAAGTCTGCTCTAGCCAATTCCTTGCATCACATCGGTCGAATTAGTGCAGCTg AAAAAGGAAGATTGAAACATGCAACTGTCAGCCCATTTCCTGTGGAGACTAAAGACATAAGTGCCTTgaag ATTGGTAGTCATCCTAGTATTTATGTCTTGGATACACCTGGAGTTTTGCCGCCTTATATTTCTTCGAATAATGTATACAGAAAACTAGCATTAACAG ATTCCATTAGAGATCCTCTGGTTGGGGAACTAGAACTAGCTCAAGTTTTTCTAAGATTATTCAATTTGAGCGACGAATACATCAAATGGGGAAAACATTCTAGTATAATAACAGATTCAAGAAATGAAAAGACGAGGAAAGGCCAATATTCGACTGATCATACACAG GATTTCATAGTGGGCGATGTTCGCAAGACTTTGTACGATTCACTTGCGAGTTTTGAAGGCGATTTGGAAGATGAAAATTGTATGGAGAAGCTTATTGGTGAACAATTTGAAGCGCTTAAGAAAGCGTTTCGATTATGTGAAGAGTCAGAAGAGATGGTTAATAATAAGTTGGCGAGTAAATTACTTGATCTTTACCGAATTGGAAGGCTTGGGCATTATACTTTAGACTCTCTGCCTGTTGATTGA